A single window of Caldimicrobium thiodismutans DNA harbors:
- a CDS encoding cupin domain-containing protein → MILNLKDLQMEKHPKFKGVKIGFLVTKEKHPELSITVLEIDPGIEIPIHQHEKEVDSIFLLEGEGEVYLEDKWQKIKSGDVIVVSPGIRHGVKNTGSTKMRCYIVHAPALW, encoded by the coding sequence ATGATTCTCAATCTTAAAGATCTTCAAATGGAAAAACATCCCAAATTTAAAGGTGTAAAGATTGGTTTTTTGGTGACCAAGGAAAAACATCCTGAGCTAAGTATCACAGTTCTTGAAATTGATCCCGGTATAGAAATTCCAATTCATCAACATGAAAAGGAGGTTGATAGTATCTTTCTTTTAGAGGGTGAGGGAGAGGTTTATCTTGAAGATAAGTGGCAAAAGATTAAATCCGGTGATGTAATTGTTGTATCCCCTGGTATAAGGCATGGTGTAAAAAATACAGGTTCAACTAAGATGAGATGTTACATTGTTCATGCTCCAGCCCTCTGGTAG
- the argB gene encoding acetylglutamate kinase, translating into MEIHDKARILISALPYFRDFYGKILVIKYGGHAMVAEDLKQAFAQDIVLMKYVGIKPIIVHGGGPQITQVMEKMGLKPTFIEGQRVTDEETMNVVEMVLVGTVNKKIVSLINQAGGLAVGLSGRDGNLVEVEKMTLYKYTGEDRPPEIIDIGRVGKVRQVNPAVLFTLIERGFIPVIAPVGVGPEGDAYNVNADLVAGAIASAIKAEKLIYLSDVEGVKDEKGKLISTLFIHDIEDLLERGIAKGGMIPKLKSARKAITTGVKKVHIIDGRVPHSLLIELFTDEGLGTQILSAEEPDGGDPS; encoded by the coding sequence ATGGAAATTCATGATAAGGCAAGAATTTTAATCTCAGCTCTTCCCTATTTTAGGGATTTTTATGGCAAGATTCTGGTGATTAAATATGGTGGACATGCCATGGTGGCTGAAGATCTAAAACAGGCCTTTGCTCAGGATATAGTGCTAATGAAATATGTAGGTATAAAGCCTATTATTGTTCACGGAGGTGGGCCTCAAATTACGCAGGTCATGGAAAAAATGGGGTTAAAGCCAACTTTTATTGAGGGGCAGAGGGTAACTGATGAGGAGACCATGAATGTTGTTGAAATGGTCTTAGTTGGAACGGTCAATAAAAAGATTGTTAGCCTTATAAATCAAGCAGGCGGGCTTGCTGTTGGACTTTCAGGAAGAGACGGGAATCTTGTTGAGGTTGAAAAAATGACCCTTTATAAATACACTGGTGAGGATAGACCTCCTGAAATCATTGATATAGGAAGGGTAGGGAAGGTAAGGCAAGTAAATCCTGCGGTGCTTTTTACATTAATTGAAAGGGGATTTATTCCAGTAATAGCTCCGGTGGGAGTGGGACCTGAGGGTGATGCTTACAATGTTAATGCAGATCTTGTGGCAGGGGCTATTGCTTCAGCCATAAAGGCAGAAAAACTTATTTACCTCTCAGATGTAGAAGGTGTTAAAGATGAAAAGGGAAAACTTATTTCAACTCTATTTATTCATGATATTGAAGATCTCTTAGAAAGGGGCATTGCTAAGGGAGGTATGATTCCAAAACTTAAGAGTGCTCGCAAGGCAATAACCACAGGGGTAAAAAAGGTCCATATTATAGATGGAAGAGTTCCCCATAGTCTTCTTATTGAACTATTTACAGATGAGGGCTTAGGTACTCAAATCCTTTCTGCGGAGGAACCAGATGGAGGAGATCCTTCTTGA